A DNA window from Actinomadura luzonensis contains the following coding sequences:
- a CDS encoding aroma-sacti cluster domain-containing protein: protein MDSDEVLTRPEPFDALATLRAAGHPVDLLNERQRQVFAELGRPEVELLNSIRARLDAAAGEVEGQDLKLV, encoded by the coding sequence ATGGACAGCGACGAGGTGCTGACGCGGCCGGAGCCGTTCGACGCGCTGGCCACGCTGCGCGCCGCCGGCCACCCCGTGGACCTGCTGAACGAGCGGCAGCGGCAGGTGTTCGCCGAGCTCGGCCGGCCCGAGGTGGAGCTGCTCAACTCGATCAGGGCCCGGCTGGACGCGGCGGCCGGCGAGGTCGAGGGACAGGACCTCAAACTCGTATGA
- a CDS encoding S8 family serine peptidase, translating to MTTSPAPPPPPWRGERPAAFPGMPAWGMATSRRSLEEFQVSRLEEVDREWAWGGSDGSGVRVCVVDTGVDGAHPLVAGLARSLVVTQAGAPTDEVTAGAANAGPAPAAGALGGGGRDGTAAVVDCEPTDPAGHGTACAGIIRSIAPAVEITSVRVLTDGRSGSGAALLAGLRWAVDEGFDVVNLSLSTTRGEFQGPLRELADRAYFRRSLLVAAAHNMPVLSYPWTFSSVISVASHDESDPMTYYYNPAPPAEFYARGVRVPVAWPGGRQLRSTGNSFAAPHITGVCALILSKHPWLTPFQLKSVLYLAANNVTASPGATHGRT from the coding sequence GTGACCACCTCCCCAGCCCCGCCCCCGCCGCCGTGGCGTGGGGAGCGGCCCGCCGCCTTCCCCGGCATGCCCGCCTGGGGCATGGCCACCTCCCGCCGCAGCCTGGAGGAGTTCCAGGTGAGCCGCCTGGAGGAGGTCGACCGGGAGTGGGCGTGGGGCGGGTCGGACGGGTCGGGGGTGCGGGTCTGCGTGGTCGACACCGGCGTGGACGGCGCGCACCCGTTGGTCGCCGGCCTGGCCCGGTCCCTGGTGGTCACCCAGGCCGGCGCCCCCACGGACGAGGTGACCGCCGGCGCCGCGAACGCCGGCCCCGCCCCGGCCGCAGGCGCGCTCGGCGGCGGCGGCCGCGACGGCACGGCGGCGGTCGTCGACTGCGAGCCGACGGACCCGGCCGGCCACGGCACGGCCTGCGCGGGCATCATCCGCTCGATCGCGCCCGCCGTCGAGATCACCTCGGTCCGGGTGCTGACGGACGGCCGGTCCGGCAGCGGGGCGGCGCTGCTCGCGGGCCTGCGCTGGGCCGTCGACGAGGGCTTCGACGTGGTCAACCTGAGCCTGTCCACCACGCGCGGGGAGTTCCAGGGGCCGCTGCGGGAGCTCGCCGACCGGGCGTACTTCCGGCGCAGCCTGCTGGTGGCGGCGGCGCACAACATGCCGGTGCTCAGCTACCCGTGGACGTTCTCCTCTGTCATCTCCGTGGCCAGTCACGACGAATCAGATCCGATGACGTACTACTACAACCCCGCCCCGCCGGCCGAGTTCTACGCCCGCGGCGTGCGCGTCCCGGTCGCCTGGCCGGGCGGCAGGCAGCTCCGCAGCACGGGCAACAGCTTCGCCGCGCCGCACATCACCGGCGTGTGCGCCCTGATCCTGAGCAAACACCCGTGGCTGACGCCTTTCCAGCTCAAGTCGGTGCTCTACCTGGCCGCGAACAATGTCACCGCATCCCCTGGAGCCACCCATGGCCGTACGTGA
- a CDS encoding NAD(P)/FAD-dependent oxidoreductase gives MTTAIVLGGGFAGVLAAAVLARHGGDVLVAEGDRYPSGPLPRRGLPQARHSHVLVTGGARALEDLLPGTLEALYARGAHRRGLTGDALILSAEGWFGRHDTGAYLVSCTRALLDQVVRHRALAGGRVTVWQDARVLALTGDAARVTGVTISRAGGPPETVEADLVVDATGRRSKAPRWLAGLGVPEVAETVVSSGLAYATRLYRAPEGLAAGLPAIMIHPGAADGRPGQGATLFPVEDDRWVVTLTGTRGGEPPAREPGFTAFARRLRSPVVAVLMAAATPLGRVRPYRDTANRRRFFERTPLPEGFLAIGDAVVAVNPVYSHGMSIAALGALRLDRELTRHGGVKPSRTPELQAAVAEVADPSWRMAIGQDSRYAVRDDAPPAGTAAARSLLSRATLTSPELATRLFHAQTLIAPAPERERTP, from the coding sequence GTGACGACCGCGATCGTCCTCGGCGGGGGGTTCGCGGGGGTGCTGGCCGCCGCCGTGCTGGCCCGGCACGGCGGCGACGTGCTGGTGGCCGAGGGCGATCGCTACCCGTCCGGCCCGCTCCCGCGACGGGGGCTGCCGCAGGCGCGCCACAGCCACGTGCTGGTCACCGGCGGGGCGCGGGCGCTGGAGGACCTGCTGCCCGGCACCCTGGAGGCCCTGTACGCCCGGGGCGCGCACCGCCGCGGGCTGACCGGCGACGCGCTGATCCTCAGCGCGGAGGGCTGGTTCGGCCGCCACGACACCGGCGCGTACCTGGTGTCGTGCACCCGCGCGCTGCTGGACCAGGTGGTGCGCCACCGGGCCCTGGCCGGCGGCCGGGTCACCGTGTGGCAGGACGCCCGGGTGCTCGCTCTCACCGGCGACGCCGCCCGCGTCACCGGCGTGACGATCAGCCGCGCGGGCGGCCCGCCGGAGACCGTCGAGGCCGACCTCGTCGTGGACGCGACCGGACGCCGGTCGAAGGCCCCGCGCTGGCTGGCCGGGCTCGGCGTGCCGGAGGTCGCGGAGACGGTGGTGTCCTCGGGGCTGGCGTACGCGACCCGGCTCTACCGGGCGCCCGAAGGACTCGCCGCCGGCCTCCCGGCGATCATGATCCATCCGGGGGCGGCCGACGGGCGGCCGGGCCAGGGGGCCACGCTCTTCCCGGTCGAGGACGACCGCTGGGTCGTCACCCTGACCGGCACCCGGGGCGGCGAACCGCCGGCGCGGGAGCCCGGTTTCACCGCGTTCGCCCGCCGGCTGCGCAGCCCGGTCGTGGCCGTGCTGATGGCCGCGGCCACGCCGCTCGGCCGCGTCCGGCCGTACCGGGACACCGCCAACAGGCGGCGCTTCTTCGAGCGGACGCCCCTGCCCGAGGGCTTCCTCGCGATCGGCGACGCGGTCGTCGCGGTGAACCCGGTCTACTCGCACGGCATGTCGATCGCCGCGCTCGGCGCGCTCCGCCTGGACCGGGAGCTGACGCGGCACGGCGGCGTGAAACCGTCCCGCACCCCGGAGCTCCAGGCGGCCGTGGCCGAGGTGGCGGACCCGTCGTGGCGGATGGCGATCGGCCAGGACAGCAGGTACGCCGTCCGCGACGACGCCCCGCCGGCGGGGACGGCCGCGGCGCGTTCCCTGCTCAGCCGGGCCACGCTGACCAGCCCCGAGCTGGCCACCCGGCTCTTCCACGCGCAGACGCTGATCGCGCCGGCCCCCGAGCGGGAGAGGACCCCATGA
- a CDS encoding GAF domain-containing protein yields the protein MAVRDPLLPGDVELTERRLIMSVVEVARHVFDAAAASIFLMDGDTGELIFTAVSGKGEGHLPGTRFPRGTGIAGWVAASGQPMIADDVAEVAQFARHAAESTGYVPRSIMAAPLIRYEECIGVLEVLDRSDALRGELADVDLLALLATQAACGLELLLRLRRTHAAAAGPGPDDVHVLLERIAARLSPGNGPASPTALKLLAAADELLA from the coding sequence ATGGCCGTACGTGACCCGCTGCTCCCCGGCGACGTGGAGCTCACCGAGCGCCGGCTGATCATGTCCGTCGTCGAGGTGGCCCGGCACGTCTTCGACGCCGCCGCCGCGTCGATCTTCCTGATGGACGGCGACACCGGCGAGCTGATCTTCACCGCCGTGTCGGGCAAGGGCGAGGGCCACCTGCCGGGGACGCGCTTCCCCCGGGGCACGGGGATCGCGGGCTGGGTGGCGGCGAGCGGCCAGCCGATGATCGCGGACGACGTGGCGGAGGTCGCCCAGTTCGCCCGGCACGCGGCCGAGTCCACCGGCTACGTCCCGCGCAGCATCATGGCGGCGCCGCTGATCCGGTACGAGGAGTGCATCGGCGTGCTGGAGGTGCTGGACCGCTCGGACGCCCTGCGCGGCGAGCTCGCCGACGTGGACCTGCTGGCGTTGCTCGCCACGCAGGCCGCCTGCGGCCTGGAGCTGCTGCTCCGCCTGCGCCGCACGCACGCCGCCGCGGCGGGGCCCGGTCCGGACGACGTCCACGTGCTGCTGGAGCGCATCGCGGCCCGCCTGTCGCCGGGGAACGGCCCGGCCAGTCCCACCGCGCTCAAACTGCTCGCCGCGGCCGACGAGCTCCTCGCCTGA
- a CDS encoding amylo-alpha-1,6-glucosidase: MTVAAPGPVFSLRDIPFSHRGSWFGLSPVIAERTYAQDVHLVSHQSGMHPILRLAPDAGCVVTATPGQLTWSGDDGHIALAYERADTVRVRGRGLGLRLTAADPVLTSFSGPYLYRDPADGSYVLTVYQTGRRYRITVLDGAAVPLGVQALGAAERGLALTGDWEIALEEYETARAPYPGTEPFEQVAKAARAEFDAFAAAVAPWRGDATPAADLAAYVLWSAVVRPAGFVTRPAVLMSKHWMDKVWSWDHCFTAIALAGGLPELAWDQFRLPFDHQDAAGALPDSVTHSEILYNFVKPPIHGWALGRLPGGDPEETYRLLERWTTFWLTARRAPGRELPHYHHGNDSGWDNATTFDRGRVVETADLAAFLVLQLRELARRAPDADAAARWSGAAGRMREAMLRELWTGDRFVARCALSGETWSSSSLLDLMPIVLGDDLPEPVHTALAARIAEHLTPFGLATEHPSSEHYEDDGYWRGPIWAPSTVLIEDGLRRAGHTALADEISARFRRLCERSGFAENFDARTGEGLRDRAYTWTAAAYLILAAAHGR, translated from the coding sequence ATGACCGTCGCCGCCCCCGGCCCGGTGTTCTCCCTGCGGGACATCCCCTTCAGCCACCGCGGCTCCTGGTTCGGCCTCTCCCCCGTGATCGCCGAGCGGACCTACGCCCAGGACGTGCACCTGGTCTCCCACCAGAGCGGCATGCACCCGATCCTGCGGCTGGCGCCGGACGCCGGGTGCGTCGTCACCGCCACGCCCGGGCAGCTCACCTGGAGCGGCGACGACGGGCACATCGCCCTCGCCTACGAGCGGGCCGACACCGTCCGCGTCAGGGGGCGCGGGCTCGGCCTGCGGCTCACGGCCGCCGACCCGGTGCTGACCTCGTTCAGCGGTCCCTACCTCTACCGCGACCCCGCCGACGGCTCCTACGTCCTCACCGTCTACCAGACCGGCCGCCGTTATCGGATCACCGTGCTCGACGGCGCGGCCGTCCCCCTCGGCGTGCAGGCGCTCGGCGCCGCCGAGCGCGGCCTCGCCCTGACCGGCGACTGGGAGATCGCCCTGGAGGAGTACGAGACCGCGCGCGCCCCGTACCCGGGCACGGAGCCGTTCGAGCAGGTGGCCAAGGCGGCGCGCGCCGAGTTCGACGCCTTCGCCGCGGCCGTCGCGCCCTGGCGCGGCGACGCCACGCCCGCCGCCGACCTGGCCGCGTACGTGCTGTGGTCGGCCGTCGTGCGCCCCGCCGGGTTCGTCACCCGGCCCGCCGTGCTGATGTCCAAGCACTGGATGGACAAGGTGTGGAGCTGGGACCACTGCTTCACCGCCATCGCCCTCGCCGGCGGGCTGCCCGAGCTGGCCTGGGACCAGTTCCGCCTGCCCTTCGACCACCAGGACGCCGCGGGCGCGCTGCCCGACTCCGTCACCCACTCCGAGATCCTCTACAACTTCGTCAAGCCGCCCATCCACGGCTGGGCCCTGGGCCGCCTGCCGGGCGGCGACCCGGAGGAGACCTACCGGCTGCTGGAGCGCTGGACCACGTTCTGGCTGACCGCCCGCCGCGCCCCCGGCCGCGAACTGCCGCACTACCACCACGGCAACGACAGCGGCTGGGACAACGCCACGACCTTCGACCGGGGGCGGGTGGTCGAGACCGCCGACCTGGCCGCCTTCCTCGTCCTGCAGCTGCGCGAGCTGGCCCGCCGCGCCCCTGACGCGGACGCGGCGGCCCGCTGGTCCGGCGCCGCCGGCCGGATGCGCGAGGCGATGCTGCGCGAGCTGTGGACCGGTGACCGCTTCGTCGCGCGCTGCGCGCTGTCCGGGGAGACGTGGAGCAGTTCCAGCCTGCTCGACCTCATGCCGATCGTGCTCGGCGACGACCTGCCCGAGCCGGTGCACACCGCGCTCGCCGCACGCATCGCCGAGCACCTGACGCCGTTCGGGCTCGCCACCGAGCACCCGTCCTCCGAGCACTACGAGGACGACGGCTACTGGCGGGGGCCGATCTGGGCGCCCTCGACCGTCCTCATCGAGGACGGCCTGCGCCGCGCCGGCCACACCGCGCTCGCCGACGAGATCAGCGCCCGCTTCCGCCGGCTCTGCGAGCGGTCCGGGTTCGCGGAGAACTTCGACGCGCGCACCGGCGAGGGGCTGCGCGACCGCGCCTACACCTGGACGGCCGCCGCCTACCTCATCCTCGCCGCCGCCCACGGGCGATGA
- a CDS encoding AAA family ATPase, with protein MSARAARPARRRVVVVFIDLVGSTELAERLDPELLRTILDRYHRACTAGIAEHGGVVEKYIGDAIMAAFGIPISSEDDALRAVRAAYAAFGRVGRLSDELAPTHGIRLEVHCGIAAGEAMVIDTPGTDLRVIGDIVNTAARLQSAAGAGDILIGDEVARMVRAQARMEPMPPLRLKGKRDPVRAWRLLSPDAPDEAREDDQAPLIGRDDEVRQLHQAYQRTARDHRACVFTLLGLPGVGKSRLVRDFTGGLPAETSVLVGRCPSYGAGVTYRPITEMLESLNGDWPRLAPALEPSSARALRGLATAGPDTDADIDIDAAGVEEIARAVRGLFEALARRRPLVVIWEDLHWAEPTLLELVEDLAAWLLDVPVLLVCVARPELLDLRPTWGGGMACAYALELGPLDPVQMRTLVACLAQSAVAAGAPDPAGDAEVVAHGADPLLERVAEGADGNPLFAELMLETLLEEGADAPVPPTVQALIAARLDRLGDGERDVLERAATIGQGFTRDRLATLLPDDPPDLDELLWKLLRQRVIRRAEQPGSYRFTQTLTRDTVYAMTRKELRAAWHLTLADRLAQRARTPPDGSFEEPSQSVVAHHLEMACLLKRDVQPDDPLLPALTARAARALIGEGTHALHRKDLPAALALLERGRELLPPGDPGHRRLAVRICDAGLARGDGERALAAVAAAERMLPDDPRTRLTCAIQRETLHARFGTAVPALDPLREPLAADPADDLSWCRFHELEALTRLGEGRFGGAEAALRAGLARARSMGDRYEESRLLIGVCELSQWSSTPIAEGLALCAELLARFADDRALLVPVMITQARLLALAGEPSDARAVLDTAARHAADLHLDLAATAVTQVRGLVESLDGRPADAVPLFRRAAGALRAAGQPGPAATLDVYAARELLRQGRHADAARTLDRVDAARTLGRTDAARAPGGGGVRLQARGELLLLALRAHLAALDGDHGRALTLAAEAGDRLAHTDDPCLRGDVLAELADAYRAADHPAQAADAAGRARRSYAAKGATWPRGRATPTAREEPDR; from the coding sequence ATGAGCGCCAGGGCCGCACGCCCGGCCCGCCGGCGCGTGGTCGTCGTGTTCATCGACCTGGTCGGCTCGACCGAGCTCGCCGAGCGGCTCGACCCCGAGCTGCTGCGCACCATCCTGGACCGCTACCACCGGGCCTGCACCGCGGGCATCGCCGAGCACGGCGGCGTGGTGGAGAAGTACATCGGCGACGCGATCATGGCCGCGTTCGGCATCCCGATCAGCAGCGAGGACGACGCGCTGCGGGCGGTGCGGGCCGCGTACGCCGCCTTCGGCCGGGTCGGCCGGCTCAGCGACGAGCTGGCCCCCACCCACGGCATCCGGCTGGAGGTGCACTGCGGCATCGCGGCCGGGGAGGCGATGGTGATCGACACGCCGGGCACCGACCTGCGGGTCATCGGCGACATCGTCAACACGGCCGCCCGCCTGCAGTCGGCGGCCGGCGCCGGCGACATCCTCATCGGGGACGAGGTGGCCCGGATGGTCCGCGCGCAGGCGCGGATGGAGCCCATGCCGCCGCTCCGGCTGAAGGGCAAACGCGACCCGGTGCGGGCCTGGCGGCTGCTGTCCCCCGACGCCCCCGACGAGGCGCGCGAGGACGACCAGGCGCCGCTGATCGGCCGGGACGACGAGGTGCGGCAGCTCCACCAGGCCTACCAGCGGACCGCCCGGGACCACCGGGCCTGCGTCTTCACGCTGCTCGGGCTGCCCGGCGTCGGCAAGTCCCGGCTGGTGCGCGACTTCACCGGCGGGCTGCCGGCGGAGACGTCGGTGCTCGTCGGGCGGTGCCCGTCGTACGGCGCGGGCGTCACCTACCGCCCCATCACCGAGATGCTCGAATCCCTGAACGGCGACTGGCCCCGCCTCGCGCCCGCGCTGGAACCGTCGAGCGCGCGGGCGCTGCGCGGCCTCGCCACGGCCGGCCCGGATACCGATGCCGACATCGACATCGACGCCGCCGGTGTGGAGGAGATCGCGCGGGCGGTGCGGGGCCTGTTCGAGGCGCTGGCGCGGCGCCGTCCGCTGGTGGTGATCTGGGAGGACCTGCACTGGGCGGAGCCCACCCTGCTCGAACTGGTCGAGGACCTGGCGGCCTGGCTGCTGGACGTGCCGGTCCTGCTGGTCTGCGTGGCGCGGCCCGAGCTGCTCGACCTGCGGCCCACCTGGGGAGGCGGCATGGCCTGCGCGTACGCGCTGGAGTTGGGCCCGCTCGACCCGGTCCAGATGCGCACCCTGGTCGCCTGCCTCGCGCAGTCGGCCGTGGCGGCCGGCGCCCCGGACCCGGCGGGCGACGCGGAGGTGGTCGCGCACGGGGCCGACCCGCTGCTCGAACGGGTCGCGGAGGGCGCCGACGGCAATCCGCTGTTCGCCGAGCTGATGCTGGAGACGCTGCTGGAGGAGGGCGCCGACGCGCCGGTGCCGCCCACCGTCCAGGCGCTGATCGCGGCCCGGCTGGACCGGCTCGGCGACGGCGAGCGCGACGTGCTGGAACGGGCCGCCACGATCGGGCAGGGGTTCACCCGCGACCGGCTCGCCACCCTGCTCCCGGACGACCCGCCCGACCTGGACGAGCTGCTGTGGAAGCTGCTGCGGCAGCGCGTGATCCGCCGCGCGGAGCAGCCCGGCTCGTACCGGTTCACCCAGACCCTGACCCGGGACACCGTCTACGCGATGACCCGCAAGGAGCTGCGGGCCGCCTGGCACCTGACCCTCGCCGACCGGCTCGCGCAGCGCGCCCGCACCCCGCCCGACGGGTCCTTCGAGGAGCCGTCGCAGAGCGTCGTCGCCCACCACCTGGAGATGGCGTGCCTGCTCAAACGCGACGTCCAGCCGGACGACCCGCTGCTGCCCGCGCTCACGGCGCGGGCCGCCCGCGCCCTCATCGGCGAGGGCACCCACGCCCTGCACCGCAAGGACCTGCCCGCCGCCCTCGCCCTGCTGGAGCGGGGGCGCGAGCTGCTGCCGCCGGGCGATCCCGGGCACCGGCGGCTCGCGGTGCGGATCTGCGACGCGGGGCTGGCGCGCGGCGACGGCGAGCGGGCGCTCGCGGCCGTCGCGGCCGCCGAGCGGATGTTGCCCGACGACCCGCGTACCCGGCTGACCTGCGCCATCCAGCGCGAGACGCTGCACGCGCGGTTCGGGACCGCCGTGCCCGCGCTGGACCCGCTGCGGGAACCGCTCGCCGCCGACCCCGCCGACGACCTCAGCTGGTGCCGCTTCCACGAGCTGGAGGCGCTGACCCGCCTGGGCGAGGGCCGCTTCGGCGGCGCGGAGGCGGCGCTGCGCGCGGGCCTGGCCCGGGCCCGCTCCATGGGCGACCGCTACGAGGAGAGCCGGCTGCTCATCGGGGTGTGCGAGCTGTCCCAGTGGTCGTCCACGCCGATCGCGGAGGGCCTGGCGCTGTGCGCCGAGCTGCTGGCCAGGTTCGCCGACGACCGGGCGCTGCTGGTGCCGGTGATGATCACCCAGGCCCGGCTGCTGGCCCTGGCGGGCGAGCCGTCCGACGCCCGCGCCGTCCTCGACACCGCGGCCCGGCACGCCGCCGACCTGCACCTCGACCTCGCCGCCACCGCGGTCACGCAGGTGCGCGGCCTGGTGGAGTCGCTCGACGGGCGTCCCGCCGACGCGGTGCCGCTGTTCCGGCGGGCCGCCGGGGCGCTCCGCGCGGCCGGGCAGCCGGGGCCCGCGGCGACCCTGGACGTCTACGCGGCGCGCGAACTGCTGCGGCAGGGACGGCACGCCGACGCCGCCCGCACGCTGGATCGCGTGGACGCGGCGCGGACGCTGGGTCGTACGGACGCGGCGCGAGCGCCGGGCGGCGGGGGCGTCCGGCTGCAGGCGCGCGGCGAGCTGCTCCTGCTGGCCCTGCGCGCCCACCTGGCGGCGCTCGACGGCGACCACGGCCGCGCCCTCACGCTCGCGGCCGAGGCGGGGGACCGGCTGGCCCACACCGACGACCCGTGCCTGCGCGGCGACGTGCTGGCCGAGCTCGCCGACGCCTACCGCGCGGCGGACCATCCCGCCCAGGCCGCCGACGCCGCCGGACGCGCCCGCCGGTCCTACGCCGCCAAAGGCGCCACCTGGCCCCGGGGCCGCGCGACCCCCACCGCCCGCGAGGAGCCGGACCGGTGA
- a CDS encoding response regulator transcription factor codes for MTLVPDDLISDRDRQLIVMLATGYTTTRIAREMRLSRYTVAERIGRLLDRFGCSNRSQLVAYCYAHELLHVGIWPPAAASS; via the coding sequence ATGACTCTCGTTCCCGATGACCTCATCAGCGATCGCGACAGGCAGCTGATCGTCATGCTCGCCACCGGGTACACGACGACGAGGATCGCGCGCGAGATGCGCCTGAGCAGGTACACCGTGGCCGAGCGGATAGGCCGGCTGCTGGACCGCTTCGGGTGCAGCAACCGCAGCCAGCTCGTGGCGTACTGCTACGCCCACGAGCTGCTGCACGTGGGCATCTGGCCGCCCGCCGCGGCCTCCTCCTGA
- a CDS encoding S9 family peptidase produces the protein MNRGAVPLIPRALLFGNPAYLAPGLSPDGTRLRFLAPDEGVLNVWAGPADAPEQAKPVTSDRGRGIRSAGFCHDDRTLYYLQDRDGDESWRLYLVDLETGAERCVTPFEGVQTRVLAHDRRHPGTMLLGLNKDRPDLHDVHRLDLATGDLTRIAVNPGYLSWEIDGDLRIRGGTAMNQDGTLTIHLAPPGADEPAPWLEVPREDVMGTRIAGWSRDGRTIYLLSSIGANATRLYAVDAATGHRTLLAADPVHDVKSLELDPVHRRPQAAVIARDRDERVFLDDAYERAVARLGDRLAELGVHGELDIDRAERADRRWVVAVVACDGPVRYYVYDRHDDRLRFLFSHQPGLDRYRLAEMEPFAFAARDGVEVHGYVTWPPGVERRGLPAVVNVHGGPWWRNSWCFDEEAQLLANRGYACVQVNFRGSVGYGKHFHNLGAKQWGAGMQTDLLDAVAYLAGRGAVDPARVAVMGCSYGGYAALAGAAFTPGAFACAIDLCGPSNLLTLLAGGASYRRTVDSFMHAHVGDPETERDLLWERSPLSRAADITIPLLIVQGANDVRVPRQEAEQIVAALRAGGVPHEYLLFENEGHGLLRPENREAYYAAVERFLAEHLA, from the coding sequence ATGAACCGCGGAGCCGTCCCGCTGATCCCGCGCGCCCTGCTGTTCGGCAACCCGGCGTACCTGGCCCCCGGCCTGTCCCCGGACGGGACCCGGCTGCGCTTCCTCGCCCCGGACGAGGGCGTGCTGAACGTCTGGGCGGGCCCCGCGGACGCGCCGGAGCAGGCCAAGCCGGTGACCTCCGACCGCGGGCGGGGCATCAGGTCGGCCGGGTTCTGCCACGACGACCGTACGCTGTACTACCTCCAGGACCGGGACGGCGACGAGAGCTGGCGGCTCTACCTGGTCGATCTCGAGACGGGGGCCGAGCGCTGCGTCACCCCGTTCGAGGGCGTGCAGACCCGGGTGCTGGCGCACGACCGCCGGCACCCCGGCACCATGCTGCTCGGCCTGAACAAGGACCGGCCCGACCTGCACGACGTCCACCGCCTCGACCTGGCCACCGGCGACCTCACCAGGATCGCCGTCAACCCGGGCTACCTGAGCTGGGAGATCGACGGCGACCTGCGCATCCGCGGCGGCACCGCGATGAACCAGGACGGCACCCTCACCATCCACCTGGCCCCGCCCGGCGCGGACGAGCCCGCGCCGTGGCTGGAGGTGCCGCGCGAGGACGTCATGGGCACCCGCATCGCGGGCTGGTCCCGCGACGGCCGGACGATCTACCTGCTGTCCTCGATCGGCGCGAACGCCACCCGCCTGTACGCCGTGGACGCGGCCACCGGCCACCGGACCCTCCTCGCCGCGGACCCCGTCCACGACGTGAAGTCCCTGGAGCTGGACCCGGTCCACCGGCGTCCCCAGGCGGCGGTGATCGCCCGGGACCGCGACGAGCGGGTGTTCCTCGACGACGCGTACGAGCGGGCCGTCGCCCGGCTCGGCGACCGGCTCGCGGAGCTCGGCGTGCACGGCGAGCTCGACATCGACCGCGCCGAGCGCGCCGACCGGCGGTGGGTCGTCGCGGTGGTGGCGTGCGACGGGCCGGTCCGCTACTACGTCTACGACCGGCACGACGACCGCCTGCGCTTCCTGTTCTCCCACCAGCCCGGCCTGGACCGCTACCGGCTCGCCGAGATGGAGCCGTTCGCCTTCGCCGCCCGCGACGGCGTCGAGGTGCACGGGTACGTGACCTGGCCGCCCGGCGTCGAACGCCGCGGCCTGCCCGCCGTGGTGAACGTGCACGGCGGCCCGTGGTGGCGCAACTCCTGGTGCTTCGACGAGGAGGCGCAGCTGCTGGCCAACCGCGGGTACGCCTGCGTCCAGGTGAACTTCCGCGGCTCGGTCGGCTACGGCAAGCACTTCCACAACCTGGGCGCCAAGCAGTGGGGCGCGGGCATGCAGACGGACCTGCTGGACGCGGTCGCGTACCTGGCCGGGCGCGGCGCGGTCGACCCGGCCCGGGTGGCCGTCATGGGCTGCTCGTACGGCGGTTACGCCGCCCTGGCCGGCGCGGCCTTCACCCCCGGCGCGTTCGCCTGCGCCATCGACCTGTGCGGGCCGTCGAACCTGCTGACGCTGCTGGCGGGCGGGGCGTCGTACCGGCGGACCGTCGACTCCTTCATGCACGCCCACGTGGGCGACCCGGAGACCGAGCGCGACCTGCTGTGGGAGCGCTCGCCGCTGTCCCGCGCCGCCGACATCACCATCCCGCTGCTCATCGTGCAGGGGGCCAACGACGTGCGGGTGCCCCGCCAGGAGGCCGAGCAGATCGTCGCGGCGCTGCGGGCGGGCGGGGTGCCGCACGAGTACCTGCTGTTCGAGAACGAGGGCCACGGCCTGCTCAGGCCGGAGAACCGGGAGGCGTACTACGCCGCCGTCGAGCGCTTCCTCGCCGAACACCTGGCCTAG